In the Streptomyces sp. NBC_00525 genome, one interval contains:
- a CDS encoding VOC family protein: MALRFHQIAVDAHDLSAQARFWCAVLDWRVLYEDEDEIVIGADENTRPGICFLPVPEDKAVKNRLHIDLAPDDQAAEVERLTALGARRAEVGQSADVTWVVMTDPEGNEFCVLRPRKTLTD, translated from the coding sequence ATGGCTCTTCGATTCCATCAAATCGCCGTGGACGCCCACGATCTGTCCGCCCAGGCCCGGTTCTGGTGTGCCGTGCTGGACTGGCGGGTGCTCTACGAGGACGAGGACGAGATCGTCATCGGTGCCGACGAGAACACGAGGCCGGGCATCTGCTTCCTGCCCGTGCCCGAGGACAAGGCGGTCAAGAACCGGCTGCACATCGACCTGGCGCCCGACGACCAGGCCGCCGAGGTCGAGCGGCTGACCGCGCTCGGCGCCCGGCGCGCCGAGGTCGGGCAGTCGGCGGACGTGACCTGGGTGGTGATGACCGACCCCGAGGGCAACGAGTTCTGCGTCCTGCGCCCGAGGAAGACGCTCACCGACTGA
- a CDS encoding alpha/beta hydrolase: protein MDLATLKALKPSEFENAADGYRATAAMADTAKDAVDNRIAAGIRNRLEGATARAALRELTAVSRNFQYVQTECGLVSTALNGFAFDMAVAKRKLEAAIEDARADHCTVHADGSVGYPAGRKPGAEKDTAGGTVTGSAGGDPTAAALERQAANIHPNPYYGVAVEYADRIADALREATEADAKWEPKLRALRADDDLVVSDRDWTDVTSDRGGVADAADTYLDSIEPPPKEATPEESAAWWKGLTPEQQADYLAVHPNAVGAMNGLPSDIRDDANRMVLDETRAKYQLDLNTIPPEPVKYAPNINGGYPAAVITAEWRQWNDKYGAKKDRLEGALKGMAAIQDRFDRTGEKGLPEAYLLGFDPTGLGDGRIILANGNPDTADHVGVWVPGTKASLESSGGDLGRAERLWNASHQLNPDQNISTVLWLDYNAPDNIIPQAIRGEYAEEGGPRLHDFLEGNRVAQQTADGTRAHTTVVGHSYGSTVAGVSAQSGTWHDAKAVDDYVFAGSPGVQADHAADLGVPSNHVWAMGADSLDDDLVREGGRFLGLGDNAAIPTDESFGGNLMESDAEGHTGFYDEDSLSLFNQAAVIAGAYGQVRLAR, encoded by the coding sequence ATGGATCTTGCGACGCTGAAGGCGCTCAAGCCCTCGGAGTTCGAGAACGCCGCGGACGGGTACCGGGCGACGGCCGCGATGGCCGACACGGCGAAGGACGCCGTCGACAACCGGATCGCCGCGGGGATACGCAACCGGTTGGAGGGCGCGACGGCTCGGGCCGCCCTGCGCGAACTGACCGCGGTGTCGAGAAACTTCCAGTACGTGCAGACCGAGTGCGGGCTCGTGAGCACCGCGCTGAACGGCTTCGCCTTCGACATGGCCGTGGCCAAACGGAAGCTGGAGGCGGCGATCGAGGACGCGCGGGCGGATCACTGCACGGTCCACGCGGACGGTTCCGTCGGCTACCCGGCGGGCCGGAAGCCGGGCGCGGAGAAGGACACCGCGGGCGGCACCGTCACCGGCAGCGCCGGAGGCGACCCGACCGCCGCCGCCCTGGAACGCCAGGCGGCGAACATCCACCCGAACCCGTACTACGGCGTGGCCGTCGAGTACGCCGACCGGATCGCGGACGCCCTGCGGGAAGCCACCGAGGCCGACGCGAAGTGGGAGCCGAAGCTCCGCGCCCTGCGCGCCGACGACGACCTCGTGGTCTCGGACCGGGACTGGACGGACGTGACCTCCGACCGGGGCGGGGTGGCCGACGCCGCCGACACTTACCTGGACAGCATCGAGCCCCCGCCGAAGGAAGCCACCCCCGAGGAGAGCGCGGCGTGGTGGAAGGGCCTCACCCCGGAGCAGCAGGCCGACTATCTGGCCGTCCATCCGAACGCCGTCGGCGCGATGAACGGCCTCCCGTCCGACATCCGCGACGACGCGAACAGAATGGTTCTGGACGAGACGAGGGCGAAGTACCAGCTGGACCTCAACACCATCCCGCCCGAACCGGTCAAGTACGCCCCCAACATCAACGGCGGCTATCCCGCCGCGGTCATCACCGCGGAGTGGCGGCAGTGGAACGACAAGTACGGGGCGAAGAAGGACAGGCTGGAAGGCGCGCTCAAGGGAATGGCGGCCATCCAGGACCGCTTCGACCGCACGGGCGAGAAGGGGCTTCCCGAGGCGTATCTGCTCGGCTTCGACCCCACCGGCCTCGGAGACGGAAGAATCATTCTCGCCAACGGGAATCCCGACACGGCGGACCACGTGGGCGTCTGGGTCCCCGGCACGAAGGCCAGCCTGGAATCCAGCGGTGGGGACCTGGGGCGCGCCGAAAGGCTCTGGAACGCGAGTCACCAATTGAATCCCGACCAGAACATCTCCACCGTCCTGTGGCTCGACTACAACGCGCCCGACAACATCATCCCCCAGGCGATTCGCGGGGAATACGCGGAAGAGGGCGGCCCACGACTCCACGATTTCCTGGAGGGCAACAGAGTCGCGCAGCAGACCGCCGACGGAACTCGCGCCCACACGACCGTTGTCGGGCACAGCTACGGGAGCACGGTCGCCGGCGTCTCGGCCCAGTCGGGAACCTGGCACGACGCCAAGGCGGTCGACGACTACGTCTTCGCGGGCAGCCCCGGTGTCCAGGCCGACCATGCCGCGGACCTGGGCGTCCCGAGCAATCATGTCTGGGCCATGGGTGCCGATTCCCTGGACGACGATCTGGTTCGAGAGGGCGGCCGGTTTCTGGGGCTCGGTGACAACGCGGCCATTCCCACCGACGAATCCTTCGGCGGGAACCTCATGGAAAGCGATGCCGAGGGCCACACGGGGTTCTACGACGAGGACTCTCTCAGCCTCTTCAACCAGGCAGCCGTCATCGCCGGCGCGTATGGACAGGTGAGACTTGCGCGTTAA
- a CDS encoding metal-sulfur cluster assembly factor has product MSDNETVTTKPASEEEVREALYDVVDPELGIDVVNLGLIYGIHIDDANIATLDMTLTSAACPLTDVIEDQAKSATDGIVNELRINWVWMPPWGPDKITDDGREQLRALGFNV; this is encoded by the coding sequence ATGAGCGACAACGAGACCGTGACGACCAAGCCGGCCTCCGAGGAGGAGGTCCGCGAAGCGCTGTACGACGTGGTCGACCCGGAGCTGGGCATCGACGTCGTCAACCTGGGGCTGATCTACGGCATCCACATCGACGACGCCAACATCGCCACCCTCGACATGACCCTGACGTCCGCGGCCTGTCCGCTGACCGATGTCATCGAGGACCAGGCGAAGTCCGCGACGGACGGCATCGTCAACGAACTCCGGATCAACTGGGTCTGGATGCCCCCGTGGGGCCCGGACAAGATCACGGACGACGGCCGCGAACAGCTGCGCGCGCTGGGCTTCAACGTCTGA
- the sufU gene encoding Fe-S cluster assembly sulfur transfer protein SufU: protein MKLDSMYQEVILDHYKHPHGRGLRDGDAEVHHVNPTCGDEITLRVRYDGETIADVSYEGQGCSISQASASVLNELLVGKELSEARKVQEAFLELMQSKGQLEPDDAMEELLEDAVAFAGVSKYPARVKCALLSWMAWKDATAQALSEGKTT, encoded by the coding sequence GTGAAGCTGGATTCCATGTACCAGGAAGTGATCCTGGACCACTACAAGCACCCCCACGGGCGCGGCCTGCGGGACGGCGACGCCGAGGTGCACCACGTCAATCCGACGTGCGGTGACGAGATCACTCTGCGGGTACGGTACGACGGCGAGACCATCGCCGACGTGAGCTACGAGGGCCAGGGCTGTTCCATCAGCCAGGCCAGCGCCTCCGTGCTGAACGAGCTGCTGGTCGGTAAGGAACTGTCCGAGGCGCGGAAGGTCCAGGAGGCGTTCCTGGAGCTGATGCAGTCGAAGGGGCAGCTGGAGCCCGACGACGCGATGGAGGAGCTGCTGGAGGACGCGGTCGCGTTCGCCGGCGTCTCCAAGTACCCGGCGCGGGTGAAGTGCGCGCTGCTGAGCTGGATGGCGTGGAAGGACGCGACGGCGCAGGCGCTGTCCGAAGGGAAGACCACATGA
- a CDS encoding cysteine desulfurase produces MTYLPGLLDTEAIRKDFPLLDRTVHDGKKIVYLDSAATSQKPRQVLDALNQYYEQHNANVHRGVYTIAEEATALYEGARDKVAAFINAPSRDEVIFTKNASESLNLVANMLGWADEPYRVDHETEIVTTEMEHHSNIVPWQLLSQRTGAKLKWFGITDDGRLDLSNINDVITEKTKIVTFTLVSNIMGTHNPVEKIVRRAQEVGALVCVDASQAAPHMVVDVQALQADFVAFTGHKMVGPTGIGVLWGRQELLEDLPPFLGGGEMIETVSMHSSTYAPAPHKFEAGTPPIAQAVGLGAAVDYLSAIGMENIHRHEQAITEYAVKRLLEVPDLRIIGPATAEDRGATISFTLGDIHPHDVGQVLDEQGIAVRVGHHCARPVCLRYGIPATTRASFYLYSTPAEVDALVDGLEHVRNFFA; encoded by the coding sequence GTGACATATCTGCCGGGCCTCCTCGACACCGAGGCGATCCGCAAGGACTTCCCCCTGCTGGACCGCACCGTCCACGACGGGAAGAAGATCGTCTACCTGGACAGCGCAGCGACCTCCCAGAAGCCGCGCCAGGTTCTCGACGCCCTCAACCAGTACTACGAGCAGCACAACGCCAATGTGCACCGGGGCGTGTACACGATCGCGGAGGAGGCCACGGCGCTCTACGAGGGCGCGCGTGACAAGGTCGCCGCCTTCATCAACGCGCCCAGCCGCGACGAGGTCATCTTCACCAAGAACGCCTCCGAGTCGCTGAACCTCGTGGCCAACATGCTCGGCTGGGCCGACGAGCCCTACCGGGTGGACCACGAGACCGAGATCGTCACCACGGAGATGGAGCACCACTCCAACATCGTGCCCTGGCAGCTGCTCTCGCAGCGCACGGGCGCGAAGCTGAAGTGGTTCGGCATCACCGACGACGGCCGGCTCGACCTGTCGAACATCAATGACGTCATCACCGAGAAGACGAAGATCGTCACCTTCACGCTGGTGTCGAACATCATGGGCACCCACAACCCGGTCGAGAAGATCGTCCGGCGTGCCCAGGAGGTCGGTGCGCTCGTCTGCGTGGACGCCTCCCAGGCGGCCCCGCACATGGTGGTGGACGTCCAGGCGCTCCAGGCCGACTTCGTGGCCTTCACCGGCCACAAGATGGTCGGCCCGACCGGTATCGGCGTGCTCTGGGGACGGCAGGAACTCCTGGAGGACCTGCCGCCGTTCCTGGGCGGCGGCGAGATGATCGAGACCGTCTCGATGCACTCGTCCACCTACGCCCCCGCGCCGCACAAGTTCGAGGCAGGTACGCCCCCGATCGCCCAGGCCGTCGGCCTCGGCGCGGCCGTGGACTACCTCTCGGCGATCGGCATGGAGAACATCCACCGCCATGAGCAGGCCATCACCGAGTACGCGGTGAAGCGGCTCCTGGAGGTGCCGGACCTGCGGATCATCGGCCCCGCCACCGCGGAGGACCGGGGCGCGACGATCTCCTTCACCCTCGGCGACATCCACCCCCACGACGTGGGCCAGGTGCTCGACGAACAGGGCATCGCGGTCCGGGTCGGCCACCACTGCGCCCGCCCGGTCTGCCTGCGGTACGGAATTCCTGCGACGACGCGAGCGTCGTTCTATCTGTACTCCACGCCCGCCGAGGTGGACGCCCTGGTGGACGGCCTGGAACACGTCCGGAACTTTTTCGCCTAG
- the sufC gene encoding Fe-S cluster assembly ATPase SufC: protein MATLEIRDLHVTVEADNATKEILKGVDLTVKQGETHAIMGPNGSGKSTLAYSLAGHPKYTVTSGTVTLDGEDVLEMSVDERARAGLFLAMQYPVEIPGVSVSNFLRTSATAVRGEAPKLRTWVKEVKEAMAELQMDPAFAERNVNEGFSGGEKKRHEILQLELLKPKVAILDETDSGLDVDALRIVSEGVNRVRGTGEVGTLLITHYTRILRYIKPDFVHVFANGRIAESGGAELADKLENEGYEAYVKGGAAA, encoded by the coding sequence ATGGCAACGCTTGAAATCCGCGACCTGCACGTCACCGTCGAGGCCGACAACGCCACGAAGGAGATCCTCAAGGGCGTCGACCTGACCGTGAAGCAGGGCGAGACCCACGCCATCATGGGCCCCAACGGGTCCGGCAAGTCCACCCTCGCCTACTCGCTGGCCGGTCACCCCAAGTACACCGTCACCAGCGGCACGGTGACCCTGGACGGCGAGGACGTCCTGGAGATGTCCGTGGACGAGCGGGCCCGCGCCGGCCTGTTCCTCGCCATGCAGTACCCGGTCGAGATCCCCGGCGTCTCGGTCTCCAACTTCCTGCGCACCTCCGCCACCGCCGTCCGCGGCGAGGCGCCCAAGCTGCGCACCTGGGTGAAGGAGGTCAAGGAGGCGATGGCCGAGCTCCAGATGGACCCCGCCTTCGCCGAGCGCAACGTCAACGAGGGCTTCTCCGGCGGCGAGAAGAAGCGCCACGAGATCCTTCAGCTGGAGCTCCTCAAGCCGAAGGTCGCCATCCTCGACGAGACCGACTCCGGCCTGGACGTCGACGCGCTGCGGATCGTCTCCGAAGGCGTCAACCGGGTCCGCGGGACCGGCGAGGTCGGCACCCTGCTGATCACGCACTACACCCGGATTCTCCGGTACATCAAGCCCGACTTCGTGCACGTGTTCGCCAACGGCCGTATCGCCGAGTCCGGCGGCGCCGAGCTGGCCGACAAGCTGGAGAACGAGGGCTACGAGGCGTACGTGAAGGGTGGCGCAGCCGCGTGA
- a CDS encoding bifunctional 3-phenylpropionate/cinnamic acid dioxygenase ferredoxin subunit, with product MAFVRACALSELADDTPKRVELDGTPVSIVRTEGEVFAINDICSHANVSLSEGEVEDCMIECWLHGSSFDLRTGKPSGLPATRPVPVYPVKIEGDDVLVSVTQES from the coding sequence ATGGCCTTTGTCAGAGCGTGCGCGCTGAGCGAGCTGGCCGACGACACCCCCAAGCGGGTGGAACTCGACGGCACGCCGGTCTCCATCGTCCGCACCGAGGGCGAGGTGTTCGCGATCAACGACATCTGCTCGCACGCGAACGTCTCGCTGTCCGAGGGCGAGGTCGAGGACTGCATGATCGAGTGCTGGCTGCACGGATCGAGCTTCGACCTGCGCACCGGCAAGCCGTCCGGCCTTCCCGCGACGCGCCCCGTCCCCGTATACCCCGTCAAGATCGAAGGGGACGATGTGCTCGTCTCCGTCACCCAGGAGTCCTGA
- the sufD gene encoding Fe-S cluster assembly protein SufD, with protein sequence MAEAQNIPAGSTTAGSIAVAAESTVATRMSAPPSYDVADFPVPHGREEEWRFTPLERLRGLHDGTATAGGGGVKVAVEAPGGVTVETVGRDDARLGRAGKPVDRVAAQAYSSFEQAHVVTVAKEAVLTEPIRVAVHGEGGVAYGQLVVELGAFAEAVVVIDHTGDAVLAANVDYVLGDGAKLTVVSVQDWDERAVHVAQHNALVGRDATFKSVVVTFGGDVVRLHPRVAYAGPGGEAELFGLYFTDRGQHQEHRLLVDHNTPHCKSNVAYKGALQGDDAHAVWIGDVLIRAAAEGTDSYEMNRNLVLTDGARVDSVPNLEIETGEIVGAGHASATGRFDDEQLFYLQSRGIPAEEARRLVVRGFFAELVQQIGLPDVEARLLDKIEAELEAAV encoded by the coding sequence ATGGCTGAGGCTCAGAACATTCCTGCGGGGTCCACCACCGCCGGTTCCATCGCGGTGGCCGCGGAGTCGACCGTCGCGACGCGCATGAGCGCGCCCCCGTCCTACGACGTAGCGGACTTCCCCGTCCCGCACGGCCGCGAGGAGGAGTGGCGGTTCACCCCGCTGGAGCGGCTGCGCGGGCTGCACGACGGCACCGCCACCGCCGGCGGTGGCGGTGTCAAGGTCGCCGTCGAGGCCCCCGGCGGCGTCACGGTCGAGACCGTCGGCCGCGACGACGCGCGGCTGGGCAGGGCCGGCAAGCCGGTGGACCGGGTGGCCGCCCAGGCGTACTCCTCCTTCGAGCAGGCCCACGTCGTCACGGTCGCCAAGGAGGCCGTGCTCACCGAGCCGATCCGGGTCGCCGTGCACGGCGAGGGCGGCGTCGCCTACGGCCAGCTGGTCGTGGAGCTGGGCGCCTTCGCCGAGGCCGTCGTCGTCATCGACCACACCGGTGACGCGGTGCTCGCCGCCAACGTCGACTACGTCCTGGGCGACGGCGCCAAGCTGACCGTCGTCTCCGTGCAGGACTGGGACGAGCGCGCCGTCCACGTCGCCCAGCACAACGCGCTGGTCGGCCGGGACGCCACGTTCAAGTCGGTCGTCGTCACCTTCGGCGGCGACGTCGTCCGGCTGCACCCCCGGGTCGCGTACGCGGGTCCGGGCGGCGAGGCCGAGCTGTTCGGCCTGTACTTCACCGACCGGGGCCAGCACCAGGAGCACCGCCTCCTGGTCGACCACAACACCCCGCACTGCAAGTCCAACGTGGCCTACAAGGGCGCGCTCCAGGGCGACGACGCGCACGCGGTGTGGATCGGCGACGTGCTCATCCGGGCCGCCGCCGAGGGCACCGACAGCTACGAGATGAACCGCAACCTGGTCCTCACGGACGGCGCCCGGGTCGACTCCGTGCCGAACCTGGAGATCGAGACCGGCGAGATCGTCGGCGCCGGCCACGCCTCCGCGACCGGCCGCTTCGACGACGAGCAGCTGTTCTACCTTCAGTCGCGCGGCATCCCCGCCGAGGAGGCCCGCCGCCTGGTCGTGCGCGGCTTCTTCGCCGAACTGGTCCAGCAGATCGGGCTGCCGGACGTCGAGGCCCGGCTCCTCGACAAGATCGAGGCCGAGCTGGAGGCGGCGGTCTGA
- the sufB gene encoding Fe-S cluster assembly protein SufB, producing the protein MTLPTETAHPELEGLGTYEFGWADSDEAGAAAKRGLSEAVVRDISEKKNEPEWMLKLRLKGLRLFDKKPMPNWGSDLSGIDFDNIKYFVRSTEKQAASWDDLPEDIKNTYDKLGIPEAEKQRLVAGVAAQYESEVVYHQIREDLEEQGVIFVDTDTALKEHEELFKEYFGTVIPVGDNKFASLNTAVWSGGSFIYVPKGVHVDIPLQAYFRINTENMGQFERTLIIVDEDAYVHYVEGCTAPIYSSDSLHSAVVEIIVKKGGRCRYTTIQNWSNNVYNLVTKRAVAYEGATMEWVDGNIGSKVTMKYPAVYLMGEHAKGETLSIAFAGEGQHQDAGAKMVHMAPNTSSNIVSKSVARGGGRTSYRGLIEIGEGAPGAKSNVLCDALLVDTISRSDTYPYVDVREDDVSMGHEATVSKVSEDQLFYLMSRGMTEFEAMAMIVRGFVEPIAKELPMEYALELNRLIELQMEGSVG; encoded by the coding sequence ATGACGCTCCCTACGGAGACTGCCCACCCTGAGCTCGAGGGCCTGGGCACGTACGAATTCGGCTGGGCCGACTCCGACGAGGCAGGCGCGGCGGCCAAGCGCGGCCTCTCCGAGGCAGTCGTCCGCGACATCTCGGAGAAGAAGAACGAGCCGGAGTGGATGCTGAAGCTGCGGCTCAAGGGCCTCCGCCTCTTCGACAAGAAGCCGATGCCCAACTGGGGCTCGGACCTGTCGGGCATCGACTTCGACAACATCAAGTACTTCGTGCGGTCCACGGAGAAGCAGGCCGCCTCCTGGGACGACCTGCCCGAGGACATCAAGAACACCTACGACAAGCTCGGCATCCCGGAGGCGGAGAAGCAGCGCCTGGTCGCCGGTGTCGCCGCGCAGTACGAGTCCGAGGTCGTCTACCACCAGATCCGCGAGGACCTGGAGGAGCAGGGCGTCATCTTCGTCGACACCGACACCGCGCTGAAGGAGCACGAGGAACTCTTCAAGGAGTACTTCGGCACCGTCATCCCGGTCGGCGACAACAAGTTCGCCTCGCTGAACACGGCCGTGTGGTCGGGCGGCTCCTTCATCTACGTGCCCAAGGGTGTCCACGTGGACATCCCGCTCCAGGCCTACTTCCGTATCAACACGGAGAACATGGGCCAGTTCGAGCGGACGCTGATCATCGTCGACGAGGACGCCTACGTCCACTACGTCGAGGGCTGCACGGCGCCGATCTACTCCTCCGACTCGCTGCACTCCGCGGTCGTCGAGATCATCGTCAAGAAGGGCGGCCGCTGCCGCTACACGACGATCCAGAACTGGTCGAACAACGTCTACAACCTGGTGACCAAGCGCGCCGTGGCCTACGAGGGCGCGACGATGGAGTGGGTCGACGGCAACATCGGCTCCAAGGTCACCATGAAGTACCCGGCCGTCTACCTGATGGGCGAGCACGCCAAGGGCGAGACCCTGTCCATCGCCTTCGCGGGCGAGGGCCAGCACCAGGACGCCGGCGCCAAGATGGTCCACATGGCCCCGAACACCTCGTCCAACATCGTCTCCAAGTCGGTGGCGCGGGGCGGCGGCCGCACCTCGTACCGCGGTCTGATCGAGATCGGCGAGGGCGCGCCGGGCGCGAAGTCCAACGTCCTGTGCGACGCGCTGCTGGTCGACACGATCTCCCGCTCCGACACCTACCCGTACGTGGACGTCCGCGAGGACGACGTGTCGATGGGCCACGAGGCGACCGTCTCCAAGGTCTCCGAGGACCAGCTGTTCTACCTGATGAGCCGCGGCATGACGGAGTTCGAGGCCATGGCGATGATCGTGCGCGGCTTCGTCGAGCCGATCGCCAAGGAGCTCCCGATGGAGTACGCCCTGGAGCTCAACCGGCTGATCGAGCTCCAGATGGAGGGTTCGGTCGGCTAG
- a CDS encoding helix-turn-helix transcriptional regulator encodes MKYVGEAPQEELATGERSTRNRVARSILDHGPSTVAELAKRLGLTQAAVRRHLDALACDGVVEAREKRVYGARTRGRPAKVFALTDCGRDAFDQSYDALAADALRWIAETAGDEAVMAFARARTAEQSASYRAAIEAADPEARTEALARALSADGYAATARSAPGPQQGEQLCQHHCPVAHVAEQYPQLCEAETEIFSSLLGTHVQRLATIAHGDGVCTTYIPRSGHPTPQTTDSASASTAGRNPA; translated from the coding sequence GTGAAATACGTGGGCGAGGCTCCGCAGGAGGAACTCGCGACCGGTGAGCGCTCGACGCGCAACCGTGTCGCGCGCTCCATCCTGGACCACGGCCCGTCCACGGTCGCGGAGCTGGCGAAGCGCCTGGGCCTCACCCAGGCGGCGGTCCGCCGCCATCTCGACGCCCTCGCCTGCGACGGCGTCGTCGAGGCCCGCGAGAAGCGGGTGTACGGGGCGCGGACGCGCGGCCGTCCGGCCAAGGTGTTCGCCCTCACCGACTGCGGCCGGGACGCCTTCGACCAGTCCTACGACGCGCTCGCCGCGGACGCACTGCGCTGGATCGCCGAGACCGCCGGCGACGAGGCCGTCATGGCCTTCGCCCGCGCCCGGACCGCCGAGCAGTCGGCGTCCTACCGCGCGGCGATCGAGGCCGCGGACCCCGAGGCGCGCACGGAAGCCTTGGCCAGGGCGCTGTCCGCCGACGGGTACGCTGCTACGGCGCGCAGCGCGCCGGGCCCGCAGCAGGGTGAGCAGCTGTGCCAGCACCACTGCCCGGTCGCCCATGTCGCCGAGCAGTACCCGCAGCTGTGCGAGGCGGAGACGGAGATCTTCTCCAGCCTCCTGGGGACCCATGTGCAGCGTCTGGCCACCATCGCCCACGGCGACGGGGTGTGCACGACGTACATTCCGCGCAGCGGACACCCCACCCCACAGACCACCGATTCAGCATCTGCAAGCACGGCCGGGAGGAACCCCGCATGA
- a CDS encoding ABC transporter ATP-binding protein, which translates to MNSEPAPPPSGPFSGPAVRISGLVKRYGDKTAVDGLDLEIPAGAVTAVLGPNGAGKTTTVETCEGYRRPDGGTVRVLGLDPVADAARLRPRIGVMLQSGGIYSGARADEMLRHMAKLHAHPLDVDALIERLGLGSCGRTAYRRLSGGQQQRLALAMAVVGRPELVFLDEPTAGLDPQARRSTWDLVRELRADGVTTVLTTHFMDEAEELADEVAVIDAGRIVAHGTPEALCRGGAENTLRFTGCPGLDLGSLLKALPDGTEAAEPAAGTYRITGDIDPQLLATVTSWCAQHGVMPSGIAVERHTLEDVFLELTGKELRA; encoded by the coding sequence ATGAACAGCGAGCCCGCCCCACCCCCCTCGGGACCCTTCTCCGGCCCGGCCGTCCGGATCAGCGGTCTGGTGAAGCGGTACGGCGACAAGACCGCGGTGGACGGCCTCGACCTGGAGATCCCGGCCGGCGCGGTCACCGCCGTACTCGGCCCCAACGGCGCCGGCAAGACCACCACCGTCGAAACCTGCGAGGGCTACCGCCGCCCCGACGGCGGGACGGTCCGGGTGCTGGGCCTCGACCCCGTCGCCGACGCCGCGCGGCTGCGCCCCAGGATCGGCGTGATGCTCCAGTCCGGCGGGATCTACTCCGGCGCCCGCGCCGACGAGATGCTCCGGCACATGGCGAAGCTGCACGCCCACCCGCTCGACGTGGACGCCCTCATCGAGCGCCTCGGCCTCGGCTCCTGCGGTCGCACCGCCTACCGCAGGCTCTCCGGCGGCCAGCAGCAGCGGCTCGCCCTGGCCATGGCGGTCGTCGGCCGGCCCGAACTGGTCTTCCTGGACGAGCCGACCGCCGGACTCGACCCGCAGGCCCGCCGCTCCACCTGGGACCTCGTCCGGGAGCTGCGCGCCGACGGGGTGACCACCGTGCTCACCACCCACTTCATGGACGAGGCCGAGGAGCTGGCCGACGAGGTCGCCGTCATCGACGCCGGCCGGATCGTCGCCCACGGCACCCCCGAGGCCCTGTGCCGGGGCGGCGCCGAGAACACCCTGCGCTTCACCGGCTGCCCCGGGCTCGACCTCGGCTCGCTGCTCAAGGCCCTGCCGGACGGCACCGAGGCCGCCGAGCCGGCCGCCGGCACCTACCGCATCACCGGTGACATCGACCCGCAGCTGCTGGCCACCGTCACCTCCTGGTGCGCGCAGCACGGCGTGAT